Proteins encoded together in one Luteimonas fraxinea window:
- a CDS encoding OFA family MFS transporter produces the protein MATSSATTQPASSAREGSLLSKERIIAKPGFNRWLVPPAALAIHLCIGMAYGFSVFWLPLSKAVGIDAAIACGADMGFFARITSASCDWQISELQWMYTLFFVLLGCSAAIWGGWLERVGPRKAGFVAALCWCGGLLISALGVHLHQIWMLWLGSGVIGGIGLGLGYISPVSTLIKWFPDRRGMATGMAIMGFGGGALIGSPLADMLMRHFATPTSVGVKETFLMMAAAYFVFMMAGAFGYRVPPTGWKPKGWTPPPAKDNAMITQGHVHVKRVWGIPQFWLVWGVLCLNVSAGIGVLGLASPMLQEMFGGRLIGLDVGFGDLSTEQLSAIAAIAAGFVGMLSLANIIGRFFWASMSDKFGRKVTYSIFFVLGIALYASAPTLGNAGSIALFVAAFCVILSMYGGGFATVPAYLADLFGTQHVGAIHGRLLTAWATAGILGPLVIGYMREHQLSLGMPPSQVYNTTMYILAGMLVLGLICNLLVRPVNPKYFMSPEELAHEKQLAHEKVDASGKSLISQDEMDRIGAGGNPALVAFCWAAVGIPLAFGIWKTLEKALVLFA, from the coding sequence ATGGCCACCAGTTCCGCAACGACACAACCCGCCAGCAGCGCCCGCGAAGGCAGCCTGCTCTCGAAAGAACGCATCATCGCCAAGCCCGGCTTCAACCGCTGGCTGGTCCCGCCCGCCGCGCTGGCGATCCATCTGTGCATCGGCATGGCTTACGGCTTCAGCGTGTTCTGGCTGCCGCTGTCGAAGGCGGTCGGCATCGATGCCGCCATTGCCTGCGGCGCCGACATGGGCTTCTTCGCCCGCATCACCTCGGCCAGCTGCGACTGGCAGATCAGCGAACTGCAGTGGATGTACACGCTGTTCTTCGTGCTGCTGGGGTGCTCGGCAGCGATCTGGGGCGGCTGGCTGGAACGCGTCGGTCCGCGCAAGGCCGGCTTCGTCGCCGCACTGTGCTGGTGCGGCGGTCTGCTGATCTCCGCACTCGGCGTGCACCTGCATCAGATCTGGATGCTGTGGCTGGGTTCGGGCGTGATCGGCGGTATCGGTCTGGGCCTGGGCTACATCTCGCCGGTGTCGACGCTGATCAAGTGGTTCCCGGACCGCCGCGGCATGGCGACCGGCATGGCGATCATGGGCTTTGGCGGCGGTGCGCTGATCGGCAGCCCGCTGGCCGACATGCTGATGCGCCACTTCGCGACGCCGACCTCGGTCGGTGTGAAGGAAACCTTCCTGATGATGGCCGCGGCCTACTTCGTCTTCATGATGGCCGGCGCGTTCGGTTATCGCGTGCCGCCGACCGGCTGGAAGCCGAAGGGCTGGACGCCGCCGCCGGCGAAGGACAACGCGATGATCACCCAGGGCCACGTGCACGTGAAGCGCGTCTGGGGCATCCCGCAGTTCTGGCTGGTCTGGGGCGTGCTGTGCCTCAACGTGTCGGCCGGTATCGGCGTGCTGGGCTTGGCCTCGCCGATGCTGCAGGAGATGTTCGGTGGTCGTCTGATCGGTCTGGATGTCGGCTTCGGTGATCTGAGCACCGAGCAGCTGTCGGCCATCGCCGCGATCGCTGCGGGCTTCGTCGGCATGCTGAGCCTGGCTAACATCATCGGCCGGTTTTTCTGGGCCTCGATGTCGGACAAGTTCGGCCGCAAGGTTACCTACTCGATCTTCTTCGTGCTCGGCATCGCGCTGTACGCCTCGGCGCCGACGCTCGGCAACGCCGGTTCGATCGCGCTGTTCGTTGCGGCCTTCTGCGTAATCCTGTCGATGTATGGCGGCGGCTTCGCCACTGTGCCGGCGTATCTCGCCGATCTGTTCGGCACTCAGCACGTCGGCGCGATCCACGGCCGCCTGCTGACCGCATGGGCGACCGCCGGCATTCTCGGCCCGCTTGTGATCGGCTACATGCGCGAGCATCAGCTGAGCCTCGGCATGCCGCCGTCGCAGGTCTACAACACCACGATGTACATCCTCGCCGGCATGCTGGTGCTGGGCCTGATCTGCAACCTGCTTGTGCGTCCGGTGAACCCGAAGTACTTCATGTCGCCGGAAGAACTGGCGCACGAGAAGCAGCTGGCGCACGAGAAGGTCGACGCAAGCGGCAAGTCGCTGATCTCTCAGGACGAGATGGATCGCATCGGCGCGGGTGGCAACCCGGCACTGGTCGCGTTCTGCTGGGCCGCAGTCGGCATTCCGCTCGCCTTCGGCATCTGGAAAACGCTGGAAAAAGCCCTGGTGCTGTTCGCCTGA
- the fdhD gene encoding formate dehydrogenase accessory sulfurtransferase FdhD — translation MTRSPNTDLLQSDATAGAVRRPVERWRDGAVRQVDDHVAEEVPVAFVYNDVPFAVMMATPADLEDFARGFAISEGIVDAPEDVAIEGIAHFIEGIEIRLRIPEARAEALALRRRSMSGRSGCGVCGSELLEAALRYPAPVTTDVRVSPESLSRALRALRDAQSIAALTGATHAAGWASLDGRLQLAREDVGRHNALDKLIGALHADNFDPADGFLVVTSRASYEMAMKAASVGIALMAAISAPTALAISLAERAHLTLIGFARDDGHAVYTHAQRLLPPPATSPVAARTGRSFAP, via the coding sequence ATGACACGTTCCCCCAACACAGATCTTCTTCAGAGCGACGCGACGGCCGGCGCGGTGCGCCGTCCGGTCGAACGCTGGCGCGACGGCGCGGTGCGTCAGGTCGACGACCACGTGGCCGAAGAAGTGCCGGTGGCCTTCGTCTACAACGACGTGCCGTTCGCGGTGATGATGGCAACGCCTGCCGACCTCGAAGATTTCGCGCGCGGTTTCGCGATCAGCGAAGGCATCGTCGATGCGCCGGAGGATGTGGCGATCGAAGGCATCGCGCATTTCATCGAAGGCATCGAGATCCGGCTGCGGATTCCCGAGGCGCGCGCCGAGGCACTGGCGCTACGTCGTCGCAGCATGAGCGGACGCAGCGGCTGCGGCGTCTGCGGCAGCGAGTTGCTGGAAGCGGCATTGCGGTATCCGGCACCGGTCACGACCGATGTCCGTGTGTCACCCGAATCACTGTCACGGGCATTGCGCGCACTGCGCGATGCGCAATCCATCGCCGCCCTCACTGGCGCGACGCATGCGGCAGGCTGGGCGTCGCTCGACGGCAGGCTGCAACTCGCACGCGAGGACGTCGGCCGCCACAACGCGCTCGACAAACTCATCGGCGCGCTGCACGCCGATAACTTCGATCCGGCCGACGGCTTCCTCGTCGTCACCAGTCGCGCCAGCTACGAAATGGCGATGAAGGCGGCGAGTGTCGGCATCGCATTGATGGCGGCGATTTCCGCGCCCACTGCGCTGGCGATTTCGCTGGCCGAGCGCGCCCATCTCACCCTGATCGGTTTCGCACGCGACGACGGGCATGCCGTATACACCCACGCGCAGCGGCTGCTGCCCCCGCCGGCGACATCGCCGGTCGCCGCGCGCACAGGCAGGAGCTTTGCCCCATGA
- a CDS encoding FdhF/YdeP family oxidoreductase, with the protein MSNDTIRKYDGPAGGWGALKSVAKHLTEQKIAVSGAKTLLKANQPDGFDCPGCAWPDRDHTSTFEFCENGAKAVAAEATKFRAGPELFAKYTVTQLAEYSDYWLEQQGRLTTPMRYDAATDHYVPVTWDEALGLVATHLNALPSPDNAIFYTSGRTSNEAAFLYQLFVREYGTNNFPDCSNMCHESSGTALKKQIGVGKGTVSLHDFELADGIFIFGQNPGTNHPRMLGELREAAKRGAKIVSFNPLRERGLERFADPQDKLEMATYSSTKISSDYFQLKIGGDLAAVKGMIKHVLERDVEETGLGRPSLLDHAFIAEHTTGFDEFVVDVLAESWDVIIEESGLDEAQLRRAGELYLSCERVIACWGMGITQHKHSVATINVLMNLLLLRGNLGRPGAGACPVRGHSNVQGDRTMMIYEKPPVAFLDRIRDVFGFEPPREDGFDTVGAIEAMIDGRGQVFFGMGGNFAIATPDSDATARGLRSCALTAHVTTKLNRSHLIHGKDALILPCLGRTEIDIQAAGPQGVTVEDSMSMVHLSSGINPPASDTLLSEPAIVARLAHATLGARSRIDWLGVVEDYDRIRDLIAMTFDDFHDFNTRVRVPGGFRLSNTARDRKWVNPAGKAVFFACPVPTDNPIHRARRMHGTQPVFTLATTRSHDQYNTTIYGLDDRYRGVFGERRVLFSNADDIAALGMKAGDWVDLESLCEDGVRRQALRFLLVEYNIPRGCLAAYYPETNPLVPLSSFADESRTPTSKSVPVIVTPHVADVGAHMPRQRDITATIVR; encoded by the coding sequence ATGAGCAACGACACGATCCGCAAGTACGACGGTCCCGCCGGTGGCTGGGGCGCGCTCAAGAGCGTGGCCAAGCATCTGACCGAACAGAAGATCGCGGTCAGCGGCGCGAAGACCCTGCTCAAGGCCAACCAGCCCGACGGCTTCGATTGCCCCGGCTGCGCCTGGCCCGACCGCGACCACACCTCGACCTTCGAGTTCTGCGAGAACGGCGCCAAGGCCGTCGCCGCCGAAGCGACGAAGTTCCGCGCCGGTCCCGAGCTGTTCGCCAAATACACCGTCACGCAGCTAGCCGAGTACAGCGATTACTGGCTGGAACAGCAGGGACGGCTGACCACGCCGATGCGCTACGACGCGGCGACCGATCACTACGTGCCGGTGACCTGGGACGAAGCGCTCGGTCTCGTCGCGACGCATCTCAACGCCCTGCCCTCGCCCGACAACGCGATCTTCTACACCTCGGGTCGCACCTCGAACGAGGCCGCGTTCCTCTATCAGCTGTTCGTGCGCGAGTACGGCACCAACAACTTTCCCGACTGCTCCAACATGTGTCACGAGTCGTCCGGCACCGCGCTGAAGAAGCAGATCGGCGTCGGCAAGGGCACGGTGTCGCTGCACGATTTCGAACTCGCCGACGGCATCTTCATCTTCGGCCAGAATCCCGGTACCAACCATCCGCGCATGCTCGGCGAACTGCGCGAGGCGGCGAAGCGCGGCGCAAAGATCGTCTCGTTCAATCCGCTGCGCGAGCGCGGCCTGGAACGTTTCGCCGATCCGCAGGACAAGCTGGAGATGGCGACCTACAGTTCGACGAAGATCTCCTCGGACTATTTCCAGCTCAAGATCGGCGGCGACCTCGCGGCTGTGAAAGGCATGATCAAGCACGTGCTCGAACGCGATGTGGAAGAGACCGGACTCGGCCGGCCATCGCTGCTCGACCATGCGTTCATCGCCGAGCACACGACCGGCTTCGATGAGTTCGTCGTCGACGTGCTGGCCGAATCCTGGGACGTGATCATCGAGGAATCCGGACTCGACGAGGCGCAGCTCCGTCGCGCCGGCGAGCTGTATCTCTCGTGCGAACGCGTCATCGCGTGCTGGGGCATGGGCATCACACAGCACAAGCATTCGGTCGCGACGATCAACGTGCTGATGAACCTGCTGCTGCTGCGCGGCAACCTCGGTCGTCCCGGCGCCGGCGCGTGCCCCGTGCGCGGCCACAGCAACGTGCAGGGCGACCGCACGATGATGATCTACGAGAAGCCGCCGGTCGCGTTTCTCGATCGCATCCGCGACGTATTCGGCTTCGAGCCCCCGCGCGAGGACGGCTTCGATACCGTCGGCGCGATCGAGGCGATGATCGACGGCCGCGGCCAGGTGTTCTTCGGCATGGGCGGCAACTTCGCCATCGCCACGCCCGATTCCGACGCGACCGCGCGCGGTCTGCGCAGCTGCGCGCTCACCGCGCACGTCACCACCAAGCTCAACCGCAGCCATCTGATCCACGGCAAGGACGCGTTGATCCTGCCGTGCCTGGGCCGCACCGAGATCGACATCCAGGCCGCCGGCCCGCAGGGCGTGACAGTCGAGGATTCGATGAGCATGGTGCACCTGTCATCGGGCATCAATCCGCCGGCGTCCGACACGCTGCTGTCGGAACCGGCGATCGTCGCGCGCCTCGCGCACGCCACACTGGGCGCGCGTTCGAGGATCGACTGGCTGGGCGTGGTCGAGGATTACGACCGCATCCGCGACCTGATCGCAATGACTTTCGACGACTTCCATGACTTCAACACCCGCGTGCGCGTGCCCGGCGGTTTCCGCCTGTCGAATACGGCGCGCGATCGCAAGTGGGTGAATCCGGCCGGCAAGGCGGTGTTCTTCGCCTGCCCGGTGCCGACCGACAATCCGATCCATCGCGCGCGCCGCATGCACGGCACGCAGCCGGTGTTCACGCTCGCGACCACGCGGTCGCACGACCAGTACAACACCACGATCTACGGCCTCGACGACCGTTATCGCGGCGTGTTCGGCGAGCGTCGCGTGCTGTTTTCGAACGCGGATGACATCGCCGCGCTCGGCATGAAGGCCGGCGACTGGGTGGACCTGGAAAGCCTGTGCGAGGACGGCGTGCGCCGTCAGGCCCTGCGCTTCCTGCTGGTCGAATACAACATCCCGCGCGGATGTCTGGCCGCTTACTACCCGGAGACCAATCCGCTGGTGCCGCTGTCGAGCTTCGCCGACGAATCGCGCACGCCGACCTCGAAGTCGGTACCGGTCATCGTGACCCCGCACGTCGCCGACGTCGGCGCGCACATGCCGCGCCAGCGCGACATCACAGCCACCATTGTCCGCTGA
- a CDS encoding VOC family protein, with translation MPAHEKLNYVELPARDLDATKRFFAQVFGWTFEDYGPEYIAFSNEGLDGGFYRADLQARSEAGSVLLVFYSARIEETLAKVEAAGGTILKPVFEFPGGRRFHFAEPSGNEFAVWSDPVA, from the coding sequence ATGCCCGCCCACGAAAAGCTCAACTACGTCGAACTTCCCGCCCGCGATCTCGATGCGACGAAGCGGTTCTTCGCGCAGGTATTCGGCTGGACCTTCGAAGACTACGGTCCGGAGTACATCGCGTTCTCGAACGAAGGACTCGACGGCGGTTTCTATCGCGCGGATCTGCAGGCGCGCAGCGAGGCGGGCAGTGTGCTGCTGGTGTTCTACAGCGCACGCATCGAAGAGACGCTGGCGAAGGTCGAGGCCGCGGGCGGCACGATCCTGAAACCCGTCTTCGAGTTTCCGGGCGGTCGCCGTTTCCACTTCGCCGAGCCGAGCGGCAACGAGTTCGCGGTGTGGTCGGATCCGGTCGCCTGA
- a CDS encoding nucleotide triphosphate diphosphatase NUDT15 — translation MTTQVQTGAVLVGVGVIILRDGKVLLGERAGSHGAGTWALPGGHLEFGETVADCARREVLEETGLAIHDITPAPYTSDVFAVEGRHYVTLFVTAQATGEPAVLEPAKCLGWSWCRWADLPAPLFPPLQTLHDSSFVPAGAV, via the coding sequence ATGACAACGCAAGTGCAGACCGGCGCAGTCCTGGTGGGCGTCGGCGTGATCATCCTCCGCGACGGCAAGGTGCTGCTCGGCGAACGTGCCGGCTCACATGGCGCCGGCACCTGGGCCTTGCCTGGCGGCCATCTGGAGTTCGGCGAAACGGTTGCGGACTGCGCGCGGCGCGAGGTGCTGGAAGAAACCGGGCTCGCGATCCACGACATCACGCCCGCGCCGTACACCAGCGATGTCTTCGCCGTCGAAGGCCGCCATTACGTGACCCTGTTCGTCACCGCGCAGGCGACTGGTGAGCCAGCGGTGCTCGAACCCGCGAAATGCCTGGGCTGGTCGTGGTGCCGTTGGGCCGACCTGCCGGCTCCGTTGTTCCCACCTCTGCAGACCCTGCACGATTCCAGCTTCGTACCTGCGGGCGCGGTCTGA
- a CDS encoding 2,3-dihydro-2,3-dihydroxybenzoate dehydrogenase — protein MQLTGFDGKLALVTGAAGGIGAAVVRLLQESGATVVATDREAPVVGASSGDTASADGALTPTPLPEGEGLESRGRPLLSPSPPGKGVGVRAGLATLHSHALDVTDAAAVDTLIKQIEADIGPIDLAINVAGILSTASVLDLTAEEWRRTFAVNTDGVFHVSQAVARVMAPRRRGAMVTVSSNAAGIPRQNMAAYAASKAATTMFVRCLGLELAPLGIRCNIVAPGSTRTPMQTGMWTDAGGEARTIAGTLETFKSGIPLAKLAEPEDIANAVMFLLSDQAGHIAMSDLYVDGGATLRA, from the coding sequence ATGCAACTCACAGGCTTCGACGGAAAGCTCGCTCTTGTCACAGGCGCGGCAGGTGGTATCGGTGCTGCGGTAGTGCGGCTGCTTCAGGAGAGTGGCGCGACGGTGGTGGCGACGGATCGGGAGGCGCCGGTGGTGGGGGCATCGTCCGGAGACACTGCGTCGGCTGATGGGGCCCTCACCCCAACCCCTCTCCCGGAGGGAGAGGGGCTCGAATCTCGAGGTCGTCCGCTTTTGAGCCCCTCTCCCCCTGGGAAAGGGGTTGGGGTGAGGGCAGGTCTCGCGACCCTCCATTCCCACGCCCTCGACGTCACCGACGCGGCCGCCGTCGACACCCTGATCAAACAGATCGAAGCCGACATCGGCCCCATCGATCTCGCCATCAACGTCGCCGGCATCCTCTCGACCGCATCGGTCCTCGACCTCACCGCCGAAGAGTGGCGCCGCACTTTCGCGGTCAACACCGACGGCGTCTTCCACGTGTCGCAGGCCGTGGCCCGTGTCATGGCGCCGCGCCGTCGCGGCGCGATGGTGACCGTCAGTTCCAACGCCGCCGGCATCCCGCGCCAGAACATGGCGGCCTACGCCGCGTCGAAAGCCGCCACGACGATGTTCGTGCGCTGCCTCGGCCTCGAACTCGCGCCGCTGGGCATCCGCTGCAACATCGTTGCGCCCGGTTCGACGCGCACGCCGATGCAGACCGGCATGTGGACCGACGCCGGCGGCGAGGCGCGCACCATCGCCGGCACGCTGGAGACGTTCAAGAGCGGCATTCCATTGGCCAAGCTCGCCGAACCCGAGGACATCGCGAACGCGGTGATGTTCCTGCTGTCCGACCAGGCCGGCCATATCGCGATGAGCGATCTCTACGTCGACGGCGGCGCCACGCTGCGCGCGTGA
- a CDS encoding non-ribosomal peptide synthetase, translated as MTATASHVEADASTSGTGWPLTEAQAGLWYAQRLATDNPAFNTAHALWIDGALDVEAFVRAADQAVDEAPALALRMRETGDGPIQWIDAGHVPHLEIVDLSAEPAPDDAARAAMTRDRLSPVDPARDRLALQRLYVLGGHRFVWYLRVHHLATDGYGMALLTERACALYADASAGAAFAPLYSVLAEDASYRASEKRATDAAYWQETLAGMPAASGLGSGFAHAAPDCLRHVEALDADFRDGLARAATALGQPWPDVLTALTAAYCQRFGGQGEAVVGVPFMGRLGSASARVPAMVMNVLPLRVPAQPDASVADFMQTMVRALLRGRRHGRYRGEQLRRDLGLIGGQRRLHGPLINVQPFYRPTLLAGTRVSMEILGTGPVDDITLGFRGDGVQALDLEIEANPDLYADTDVAAHATRLRTFLGAAFELAAQPDARLDDVPLATPDEAARTLFDFNATAHPVPDTTLVALIEASMAATPDAPALVFGGETLTYRALDTRSRALAQALRARGAGVGTVVAVALPRSIELVVALVAALRAGAAYLPMDLAHPLERRARILRSAQPVALLASADDGIDWPDDALRFAPRDWPQRADDGVLPSVDPQNAAYVIYTSGSTGEPKGVVVEHRAIVNRLEWMRTHYGIDASDRILQKTPATFDVSVWEFFLPLLAGATLVVAPPDAHRDPVAIARLISDAGITTLHFVPSMLAAFLSAPEARGLSTRRVFVSGEALDADLRDRFHATVASELHNLYGPTEAAVDVSFWPASADDTSRPVPIGFPVWNTRMYVLDARMRALPPGVVGDLYLGGVQLARGYLGRDDLTAERFLDDPHLPGERIYRTGDLARWRKDGAVEFLGRSDHQVKLRGLRIELGEIEAAIVASGLASQAAVIVREDRAGDRRLVGYLQPTADFDAASLRTSVAAQLPDYMVPSAFVALVDWPVTANGKLDRDALPAPAFEQGAFVAPRTPTETALAALFAEALGVAHVGADADFFALGGDSLLAVHLLLAIQQTFGRDPGLGALFATPTVERLAAALDAGEGDDPDHGLAPVIALAQGEAARAPLFVVHPAGGIAWCYRDLARFLAPARSVYGLQSPALDLAHALPGSIDTLAAEYADRVVALQPDGPVHLLGWSVGGILAQAMAVRLRALGREVGVLALLDAYPAEVWRAEPEPDAIAALRALLAIAGYDPDAYPELRTREAIVDFLRRGDSALGNLPGAVLDGVVRAVTDTNRLVRLHHHHRFDGTLLHVRAGNDHADRPQLQASLWSAHAARIDSIALPFLHAELTGRDATARIAPMLDARLAAFDAR; from the coding sequence ATGACCGCGACAGCGTCTCATGTCGAAGCCGATGCCTCGACATCGGGCACGGGCTGGCCGCTCACCGAAGCGCAGGCCGGCCTCTGGTATGCGCAACGGCTGGCGACGGACAACCCGGCGTTCAACACCGCGCACGCCTTGTGGATCGACGGCGCGCTGGATGTCGAGGCCTTCGTGCGCGCGGCGGACCAGGCTGTCGACGAGGCGCCTGCGCTTGCGTTGCGTATGCGCGAGACGGGCGACGGTCCGATCCAGTGGATCGACGCGGGTCACGTGCCGCATCTAGAGATCGTCGATCTGTCGGCCGAACCGGCACCGGACGATGCCGCGCGTGCGGCGATGACGCGCGATCGGCTGTCGCCGGTCGATCCCGCGCGCGATCGACTCGCGCTGCAGCGGCTGTACGTGCTCGGCGGCCACCGGTTCGTCTGGTATCTGCGGGTGCATCACCTCGCGACCGACGGCTACGGCATGGCGCTGCTGACCGAACGCGCCTGTGCGCTGTATGCCGACGCATCCGCCGGTGCGGCATTCGCGCCGCTCTACAGCGTGCTGGCCGAGGACGCGAGCTATCGCGCGTCGGAGAAGCGTGCGACCGATGCGGCGTACTGGCAGGAGACGCTGGCCGGCATGCCGGCGGCGTCGGGGCTCGGCAGCGGATTCGCCCATGCCGCGCCCGATTGCCTGCGTCACGTCGAAGCGCTCGACGCGGACTTCCGCGACGGCCTCGCCCGCGCGGCGACCGCGCTCGGCCAGCCCTGGCCGGACGTGCTGACCGCGCTCACCGCTGCCTATTGCCAGCGCTTCGGCGGGCAGGGCGAAGCCGTCGTCGGTGTGCCCTTCATGGGCCGGCTCGGCAGCGCGTCCGCGCGCGTGCCGGCGATGGTCATGAACGTGCTGCCGCTGCGCGTGCCCGCACAGCCGGATGCGAGCGTCGCGGATTTCATGCAGACGATGGTCCGCGCGCTGTTGCGCGGCCGCCGGCATGGACGCTACCGCGGCGAGCAGCTGCGGCGCGATCTCGGCCTGATCGGCGGTCAGCGTCGTCTGCATGGCCCGCTGATCAATGTGCAGCCGTTCTACCGGCCGACACTGCTCGCCGGCACGCGCGTATCGATGGAAATCCTCGGCACGGGACCGGTCGACGACATCACGCTCGGGTTCCGCGGCGATGGCGTGCAGGCGCTCGATCTGGAGATCGAAGCCAATCCGGATCTGTACGCCGACACCGACGTCGCCGCGCACGCGACGCGTCTGCGCACCTTCCTCGGCGCGGCGTTCGAACTTGCAGCGCAGCCGGATGCGCGTCTCGACGACGTGCCGCTGGCGACACCGGACGAAGCCGCGCGCACGCTGTTCGACTTCAACGCCACCGCGCATCCGGTACCCGACACGACCCTGGTCGCGCTGATCGAAGCCTCGATGGCGGCGACACCCGACGCGCCGGCACTCGTGTTCGGCGGCGAGACGCTGACCTACCGCGCACTCGATACGCGCAGCCGCGCACTCGCGCAGGCGCTGCGGGCGCGCGGTGCAGGCGTCGGCACGGTTGTCGCGGTCGCATTGCCGCGCTCGATCGAACTGGTCGTGGCACTCGTCGCCGCACTGCGCGCCGGCGCTGCCTACTTGCCGATGGATCTCGCGCATCCGCTCGAGCGACGTGCGCGCATCTTGCGGTCCGCGCAGCCGGTCGCGCTGCTCGCGAGCGCCGACGACGGGATCGACTGGCCCGACGACGCGCTGCGCTTTGCGCCGCGTGATTGGCCGCAGCGTGCGGACGACGGCGTGCTGCCGTCCGTGGATCCGCAGAATGCGGCCTACGTCATCTACACCTCCGGCTCGACCGGTGAGCCCAAGGGTGTCGTCGTCGAGCATCGCGCGATCGTTAATCGGCTCGAATGGATGCGCACGCATTACGGCATCGATGCGAGTGATCGCATCCTGCAGAAGACACCGGCGACATTCGACGTCTCGGTCTGGGAGTTCTTCCTGCCGCTGCTGGCCGGCGCCACGCTGGTGGTCGCACCGCCGGACGCACACCGCGATCCGGTCGCGATAGCGCGGCTGATCTCCGATGCCGGCATCACCACGCTACATTTCGTGCCTTCGATGCTGGCCGCGTTCCTGAGCGCGCCGGAAGCGCGCGGGCTCTCGACGCGTCGCGTCTTCGTCAGCGGCGAAGCACTGGATGCCGATTTGCGCGATCGCTTCCACGCGACGGTTGCGTCGGAATTGCACAACCTCTACGGCCCGACCGAAGCCGCGGTCGACGTCAGCTTCTGGCCCGCCAGCGCGGACGACACCTCGCGCCCGGTGCCGATCGGCTTCCCGGTCTGGAACACGCGGATGTACGTGCTCGATGCGCGCATGCGCGCGTTGCCGCCGGGCGTCGTCGGCGATCTGTATCTCGGCGGCGTGCAGCTCGCGCGCGGCTATCTGGGCCGCGACGACTTGACCGCCGAGCGCTTCCTCGACGATCCGCATCTGCCGGGTGAGCGCATCTATCGGACGGGCGACCTTGCACGCTGGCGCAAGGATGGCGCGGTCGAGTTTCTCGGCCGCAGCGATCACCAGGTCAAGTTGCGCGGCCTGCGCATCGAACTGGGCGAGATCGAGGCCGCCATCGTCGCCAGTGGACTCGCGTCGCAGGCGGCCGTCATCGTGCGCGAGGACCGCGCCGGTGACCGGCGCCTGGTCGGCTACCTGCAGCCGACGGCGGACTTCGACGCTGCGTCGCTGCGTACCTCCGTTGCCGCGCAGCTGCCGGATTACATGGTGCCGTCGGCCTTCGTCGCGCTCGTCGACTGGCCGGTGACCGCGAACGGCAAGCTCGATCGCGACGCCTTGCCGGCACCCGCGTTCGAGCAGGGCGCATTCGTCGCGCCGCGCACGCCGACCGAAACCGCGCTCGCCGCGTTGTTCGCCGAGGCCCTGGGTGTCGCACACGTCGGCGCGGACGCCGACTTCTTCGCGCTCGGCGGCGATTCGCTGCTCGCCGTACATCTGCTGCTCGCGATCCAGCAGACGTTTGGGCGCGATCCGGGTCTCGGTGCCTTGTTCGCGACGCCGACGGTGGAAAGACTCGCCGCCGCGCTCGATGCGGGCGAGGGCGACGATCCTGACCACGGCCTCGCGCCGGTGATCGCGCTCGCGCAGGGCGAAGCCGCACGCGCGCCCTTGTTCGTCGTGCATCCGGCCGGCGGCATCGCCTGGTGCTATCGCGACCTCGCGCGTTTTCTCGCGCCTGCGCGCAGCGTATACGGCCTGCAGTCGCCGGCCCTCGACCTCGCGCATGCGCTGCCCGGCAGCATCGACACGCTGGCGGCCGAGTACGCCGACCGCGTCGTCGCCCTGCAGCCGGACGGTCCCGTGCATCTGCTCGGCTGGTCGGTCGGCGGCATCCTCGCCCAGGCGATGGCCGTCCGTCTGCGCGCGCTCGGTCGCGAAGTCGGTGTACTCGCATTGCTCGATGCGTACCCGGCCGAGGTCTGGCGTGCCGAGCCCGAGCCCGATGCCATCGCCGCATTGCGCGCGTTGCTGGCGATTGCCGGCTACGACCCGGATGCGTATCCCGAGCTGCGTACGCGCGAGGCCATTGTCGATTTCCTGCGTCGCGGCGACAGCGCGCTGGGCAACCTGCCGGGCGCGGTGCTCGACGGTGTCGTGCGCGCGGTGACCGACACCAATCGCCTGGTGCGACTGCATCACCACCATCGATTCGACGGCACGCTGCTGCACGTGCGCGCCGGCAACGATCATGCCGACCGCCCGCAGCTGCAGGCATCGTTGTGGTCGGCGCATGCCGCGCGCATTGATTCGATCGCGTTGCCGTTCCTGCACGCGGAACTCACGGGCCGCGACGCCACCGCGCGCATCGCGCCGATGCTCGACGCGCGACTCGCGGCGTTCGACGCGCGCTGA
- a CDS encoding phosphopantetheine-binding protein: MRADVAKLVGEAPEDVRDDDNLMDLGLDSMRVLGLVMAWGEHGIALEFSHLAEHTTLAGWWQVVQDLQRDTPAAG; encoded by the coding sequence ATGCGCGCCGATGTCGCCAAGCTCGTCGGCGAAGCGCCGGAAGATGTGCGCGACGACGACAATCTGATGGACCTCGGTCTCGATTCGATGCGCGTGCTGGGCCTGGTCATGGCCTGGGGCGAGCACGGCATCGCGCTGGAGTTCTCGCATCTCGCCGAGCACACGACGCTCGCCGGCTGGTGGCAGGTCGTGCAGGACCTGCAGCGCGACACGCCCGCCGCCGGATGA